In the Hordeum vulgare subsp. vulgare chromosome 7H, MorexV3_pseudomolecules_assembly, whole genome shotgun sequence genome, one interval contains:
- the LOC123413628 gene encoding uncharacterized protein LOC123413628, giving the protein MKSSQHPSDCWEFRWAPKRKAGRAPPILQWQQWPLPPPLDPQLQPMTDGSAASRLEHHHHGAGDGPPFRIEDLPAEILHVIVSLLPLKEAVRTSIISTSWKMLWTFHRNLCFCGPNELDDDPSVPPLESDEEAAVDEYVKTSQAKLKLKRDKFIEAVNCVIQRHSGVGVSKFSIRCGLHKEDFGHLVRWISFAALSRAKIVDFDLKKIDSPSKEVNQFPLEALVVQGSSSRVQSLYLADASIKPHSRICGFTVLRRLVLEFVEIFGDFPGFLANCSALEDLEMIECSGVTNLSIPQQLHKLQHLLIDRMDVKTVESHAPDLAHLEYKGKEIPMVLHGCSKLEKATIKFEGSNGLARVFTAVPIILRVKVLNVQAQISAYEQLQKVAPGTRGMFMHLRHMTCGLTVVSSVPNSDIGVLQLARCLNLAPQLETLHLDMMYWHRKVSVPDDLVEEEEPHMRRHDHLRTVYISGFRCYTAQTALACCILGNACVLKHMTLQPWIAIRICPYADLMNIGVERRFLLRVRKWALLTSERFGKVITVLDGSSE; this is encoded by the exons ATGAAATCGTCCCAACACCCGTCAGATTGCTGGGAGTTCCGATGGGCACCAAAAAGGAAAGCGGGCCGAGCTCCGCCGATCTTGCAGTGGCAGCAATGGCCGCTCCCCCCCCCTCTAGATCCGCAG CTGCAGCCCATGACGGACGGGTCGGCGGCGAGCAGGCTGGAGCACCACCACCACGGCGCCGGCGACGGTCCTCCCTTCCGGATCGAGGACCTTCCCGCG GAGATTCTACATGTTATAGTGTCACTGCTCCCACTAAAAGAGGCTGTGAGGACCAGCATTATTTCAACAAGTTGGAAAATGCTCTGGACATTCCACCGTAATCTGTGTTTTTGTGGTCCCAATGAACTGGATGATGACCCCTCAGTGCCCCCTTTGGAGTCTGATGAGGAGGCCGCCGTTGATGAATATGTCAAAACATCACAAGCTAAGCTGAAACTAAAACGAGATAAGTTCATTGAGGCTGTGAATTGTGTTATTCAACGGCATAGTGGGGTAGGAGTTAGTAAGTTTAGCATCAGGTGTGGCCTGCACAAGGAGGACTTTGGTCATCTTGTTAGATGGATTAGTTTTGCCGCTTTGTCGAGGGCGAAGATTGTAGATTTTGACCTGAAGAAAATTGATTCGCCGTCTAAAGAAGTTAATCAGTTCCCTCTTGAGGCTTTAGTTGTTCAAGGCAGCTCCTCACGTGTGCAGTCCTTGTATCTCGCTGATGCTTCTATAAAGCCACACTCACGCATATGTGGCTTCACAGTACTCAGAAGGCTAGTTCTGGAATTTGTTGAGATATTCGGAGACTTTCCAGGATTTTTAGCAAACTGTTCAGCACTCGAGGACCTAGAGATGATCGAGTGCTCCGGTGTAACCAATTTAAGCATACCGCAGCAACTTCATAAACTTCAACATTTGCTAATTGACAGAATGGATGTCAAGACGGTTGAGTCTCATGCTCCTGATCTTGCTCATTTAGAGTACAAAGGAAAAGAGATCCCTATGGTACTTCATGGTTGCTCAAAGTTAGAGAAGGCTACAATTAAGTTTGAAGGCAGCAATGGATTGGCTCGTGTATTCACTGCAGTTCCAATCATTTTGCGAGTGAAGGTGCTAAATGTGCAGGCTCAAATATCTGCTTATGAACAG TTGCAGAAGGTGGCACCAGGAACACGTGGCATGTTTATGCATTTGAGACACATGACTTGTGGACTAACTGTCGTCTCTAGTGTACCAAATTCCGATATTGGAGTTCTTCAGCTGGCCCGCTGTCTGAATCTCGCACCCCAACTGGAGACGTTGCACCTGGAT ATGATGTATTGGCACCGTAAAGTTTCGGTTCCTGATGAtttggtggaggaggaagagCCCCACATGCGTCGCCACGATCATCTCAGGACCGTCTACATCAGCGGGTTCCGGTGCTACACGGCTCAGACCGCGCTGGCATGTTGTATCCTGGGAAATGCTTGTGTTCTTAAGCACATGACGTTACAGCCCTGGATCGCGATCAGGATATGCCCTTATGCTGACCTGATGAATATTGGCGTTGAGAGAAGATTTCTACTAAGGGTTCGCAAGTGGGCACTACTCACCTCGGAGCGCTTCGGTAAGGTGATCACCGTCTTAGACGGCTCTTCAGAGTGA
- the LOC123413629 gene encoding uncharacterized protein LOC123413629 encodes MAAPPPPPLAPLDPQLQTMATSGAGEEHHHHGPGDEPSEILHAIVSLLPLKEAVRISILSTSWKMLWTFHCNLCFYGPNETDHDPSTSVPRFESYGPDAFREAIDEYLETKQAKLKIKRDKFIEDVNCVIQRHSGVGVSKFSIRCGLHKEDFDHLDRWISFAALSRAKIVDFDLKKNDSPSKEVNQFPLEALIVQGSSSCVESLYLADASIKPHSGIRGVTVLRRLVLEIIEISGDFSSFLANCSALEDLEMIRCSGVTNLSIPQQLHKLQHLLIDGMGVETVESHAADLAHFEYKGKEIPIILHGRSKLEKATIMFQGSNGLARVFTAVPIILRVKMLKVEALIFREQLGKLTPRPDHIFIHLRHMTCEIAFLFDYLASLSVLQLARCLDVAPQLETLDLNMLYPDSKVWVHDDLVVEEGPHMRRHEHLKTVYISGFRCYAGQSKLACCILENACVLEHMRIQPRFLTMTRTSRYDSWPNEGVRGRFLPEAREWAQVTSERFGKVITVLDDPSE; translated from the exons ATGGcggctcctccccctccccctctcgctCCTCTAGATCCGCAG CTGCAGACCATGGCGACGAGCGGCGCCGGCGAAGAGCACCACCACCACGGCCCCGGCGACGAGCCGTCC GAGATTCTACATGCTATAGTGTCACTGCTCCCACTCAAAGAGGCTGTGAGGATCAGTATTCTTTCAACAAGTTGGAAAATGCTCTGGACATTCCACTGTAATCTGTGTTTTTATGGGCCCAATGAAACGGATCATGACCCTTCAACTTCAGTGCCCCGTTTCGAATCTTATGGGCCGGACGCCTTTCGTGAAGCCATTGATGAATATCTCGAAACAAAACAGGCTAAGCTGAAAATAAAACGAGATAAGTTCATTGAGGATGTGAATTGTGTTATTCAACGGCATAGTGGGGTAGGAGTCAGTAAGTTCAGCATCAGGTGTGGCCTGCACAAGGAGGACTTTGATCATCTTGACAGATGGATTAGCTTTGCCGCTTTGTCGAGGGCGAAGATTGTAGATTTTGACCTGAAGAAAAATGATTCGCCGTCTAAAGAAGTTAATCAGTTCCCTCTTGAGGCCTTAATTGTTCAAGGCAGCTCCTCTTGTGtggagtccttgtatcttgctGATGCTTCTATAAAGCCACACTCTGGCATACGTGGCGTCACAGTACTCAGAAGACTTGTTCTGGAAATTATTGAGATATCCGGAGACTTTTCAAGTTTTTTGGCAAATTGTTCAGCACTTGAGGACCTAGAGATGATCCGGTGCTCCGGTGTAACCAATTTAAGCATACCGCAGCAACTTCATAAACTTCAGCATTTGCTAATTGACGGAATGGGTGTCGAGACGGTTGAGTCTCATGCTGCCGATCTTGCTCATTTTGAGTACAAAGGAAAAGAGATTCCTATAATACTTCATGGTCGCTCAAAGTTAGAGAAGGCGACAATAATGTTTCAAGGCAGCAATGGACTGGCCCGTGTATTCACTGCAGTTCCGATCATTTTGCGAGTGAAGATGCTAAAAGTGGAAGCTCTTATATTTCGTGAACAG TTGGGCAAGCTGACACCAAGGCCAGACCACATATTTATACATTTGAGGCATATGACTTGTGAAATAGCTTTCCTATTTGATTACCTAGCAAGTTTGAGTGTTCTTCAACTGGCCCGCTGTTTGGATGTTGCACCCCAACTGGAGACGCTGGACTTGAAT ATGTTGTATCCAGACAGCAAGGTTTGGGTGCATGATGATTTGGTGGTAGAGGAAGGCCCCCATATGCGCCGCCACGAACACCTTAAGACCGTCTACATCAGCGGGTTCCGGTGCTACGCGGGTCAGAGTAAGCTGGCGTGTTGTATCTTGGAAAATGCTTGCGTTCTTGAGCACATGAGAATACAGCCACGGTTCCTGACCATGACCAGGACATCGCGTTATGATAGCTGGCCCAATGAGGGCGTCAGAGGAAGATTTTTACCAGAGGCTCGTGAATGGGCACAAGTCACCTCAGAGCGCTTCGGTAAGGTGATCACCGTCTTAGATGACCCTTCAGAGTGA